AAGGACCCGAACGGGGAGTTCCGAGATCTGCTGCCGCCTTCTGGAGCAGAGATAGGGAGGAGGGCGGCTGCCGGCTGGGCGGCGCAGATCAGCGATGCAATTCTTCGGAGggtcggcggcggcggagatCGCCCCATCCCCGGCTGCGCCGCCGGGGACGGCGACGGGGCTGGCGGGTAATAACGCGAACATGCTGTACATCTTCAACCGGAGCGGGGTGTGCCTGTTGTACAGGGAGTGGCACCGCCCGCTTCACACCCTCGACGCCCAGCAGGACCAGAAACTCATGTTCggcctcctcttctccctccgcTCCTTCACAACCAAGATAGACCCAACCAGGTTTCTTACCCCGATCCCGCATCCACATCGCCCGCttccccttttttctttctctttcgatTTGAGCCCTAATAaaccgtcttcttctttggagCAGCGTCGACAAAGGAAATCTTGGGGTGCCTCTGCTCCCGGGACAGGGCTGCTCCTTCTACAGCTTCCACACCAACACCTACAAGCTTAGCTTACTGGAATCCCCTTCCGGTGTCAAGGTCACTTGTTCTATAACTTCGTTTATATTCAATCTAATCGAAATTATTCGAGAAGATTGGAAATCTTTTGTTTAACCTGCTCTAGAACGTTCGAATTTGAGGAAATTGCACATGATCTTAGTTGCCATGGTGTGAAACTACGGGAGTTGAATACTTTAGTCTTTTATGCGTTCTACAAGATTCCAAGAGCAAGACCAGTAAATGCGCTGGAGTGCATGGATCATTCAGCATAAAGCAATGCATGTGTAAAGGAGTAGGTGACCATTTGGTCAAGCAAGACAAAAAGATCATTTTGTATTGTTAAATTTGGGGAATGATTTTGCATATCAGAACATAATTACTTGATGATTGATGCAGTGAAGTATAAAGATGTAGACTTTTGCAGTTATGTGTTGTAAGATGTTCATCCATCTCATGCACATTTCTATTCCATCTTTACAGCTCCCTCTGCAATCTGTATGCTAGGAAATACAGaagtttctttctttggaataatGGGGGTAATTAGAGCAACTATCAGGGATGGTATTGGATTTCTGTGATTCTATTTCGTTATCTGGGCCatgtttggaaaaaaaaaaaagaagtggagGAATGTGGAATATTGTAATTCCCAATGCATGAATATGGCCCCTAGTGACCCATAGCATCGAAGTAAGATTAGTCTCTTCAGCATTTGAGATTTGAATGTCCAAAAATAAGTATTCGTGGATTAGATAAATGCTTGAAACTTGATGCATAGATTATTAATTTTCCATGAGCTTTTAGAAAGGAAACAAAGTCGCTAATTCCCCTCAGCCATGAATTTCAAACTAGGCACAACAAAAATGTGACATTCTGGATATACAGGTAGTTCAAAGAAAAGAAGGTTTAGTGgttctttttaattttggtGGCCTTGTGCctcatattgttttcatggtTGGGGTGTCTATGAATGACTTCAGGAATAGAGATACTTGATTTTGGTTACATAGGAATAAACTTTGCTAATATCATGGATCTGTTTAGCATTGAACTCATACTCAAGTGATGGTCATGCAGTGCTGTATATGGAATAATTTGGGGCTTCATCTTTtatcttaattttttaattatttatttctgaTTTCAAAATCTTAAGAAGTTGCTGCCTCATAAGTCATATACCAGCCTCATCATTTCCATAATAAATCTCCCTGAGCACTGTAGCTTATAGCAAGGTGCTTTTCACTTAGTCTTAAGATATCTTTCTGCCCCTTCACTGAACTCTGCATGTCTTCCTGGCTACTTTGTATTCATATATATTGATACTTGATATCTTACTACGACACTAGATGGCTTCTGACTGGACTATTCGTCGGATTTGACTATAAACAGGTTACTGAATGCAGCACTAGTTTAATATTTTCCAGTCATTTTTACAATTTATGAAGCTACGAATTATTAGAGTTATGAATTAGATTTAGTGTAATTGTGAACTTGCAAATGCATTTCACTCTTTATAACCTGTTGGTTTAGATGCTGCATATTTGTAACCTTTTGTTTCATGTGAGTACTCACTTATCTAGTTGCAAGGTTATGGACTTGATGTTTATCTCTTTTGATGGTAAATTTCTTTGCTAGTAGCTTCATAATGTCCATAGCTAGTGTTCTTCCCTTGTTGCAAGGTTATGGTTGTATTTTACCTCTTTTTGTTAGTAAATTGTTTTGCTAGCAGCTTCATAATGTGTGCCATAGCTGTAATTTACCTAGTCCTCTGATGCAGGTTATTTTAATTACTCATCCCAAGACTGGCGACATGCGGGAACCACTGAGATATATATACAACATTTATGTGGAGTATGTCGTAAAGAATCCCCTCTATGTTAATGGGACTCCAATCAAGTATGATTCCTACCACTTATTATGTTAGATCTGCTATTCTTTTAATGTACAAATACCTTGAATCGAATTGATTTGTAGCTGAATATACATGTTCATTAGGCTTATGGGTGAAACAATGGCATTGGCATCCCATCTAAATATACAAGGGTCCATTTTCTTGACCACAGATTGCATGCCTTGTGCACTGTTAGCGAGTCATACCATTATCATTTATCAATGGTTGCTTAAACTAGACACTATCAGGCTTTTGGACCTGGAAGGTTATAAGCCTTCCTGGACAGATGAAAGCAAGCTCATGTGGATCCGCACATTTCGATATATAAAATTAGTTCTACCTTCTAATGCCTAACAGCTAGGTTCTAGGCAACATGCCTATGTTCCAACATAATTTTGTAACAATGAATAGTAGGGTTCATAAGTGCTGATGAAGGATTTCTTGTCTCTGCAAATTATAGAATTGTGAACTATGAAATATGAACTGAAACCAATCCAGTAATGGAAGGGACAAATCCAACTGTTGAAAATTGCTATCTGAGGATGCATATTCTAAAGATATGGCTGCATATGGCCAGGTGGCTGTCTGGTTAAACTTCAAAACAAGATAATGTTGCTGAATGCTGATATTTGGAAAATATTGTACTGTGAAATTTGAGCTGAATCCAGCATGGTAATCAAAGGGATATACTAAATGTCGGATATTGATATTTTCCTACAATTTTGAAGCATAGCaagatccctttttttttttttgaggggaaTATGTTAACCATGAAATTTGAACCAAAAATGTCCAACAACAGGAAAAGGATGATTCGGACTAGCAATACTGTGTCTAACTTGCAGACTCAGATGTTGATGTGGCTGAAGTATGATGGATATTGTCAGAGGTAAGTACAACAATAAATATTATGAACTACAGTTATTAAGGGAATTGGCAGAGAATCGAGTTACCAACTAAGATTGTAAAAGCTTGTTTCAAGGGGTCCATGAGAGACCTTGGTAAAGATAGGGGCTCAACTTAGTCAAGGGGTTTCAAAAATGGAAGATAAGAACTTAGAAAATTCGAGAGGAAGAGTGAAAAAGGATCCAAAAAATGCTTGCTCTGGTACCAAAATGTAGCTGGGGATATGCATATGCATGCATACACACTTAAAGTCATCTGcatttctgattttgtttcaaTGCAGCATGCTGTTTTCATGCCGCATGTCTTGAAATATGTGGTGGAGAAATGAGTAATCCACACAGTCATTCTTTTTACAGAATCAGG
This is a stretch of genomic DNA from Phoenix dactylifera cultivar Barhee BC4 chromosome 9, palm_55x_up_171113_PBpolish2nd_filt_p, whole genome shotgun sequence. It encodes these proteins:
- the LOC103711837 gene encoding trafficking protein particle complex subunit 1-like, with product MQFFGGSAAAEIAPSPAAPPGTATGLAGNNANMLYIFNRSGVCLLYREWHRPLHTLDAQQDQKLMFGLLFSLRSFTTKIDPTSVDKGNLGVPLLPGQGCSFYSFHTNTYKLSLLESPSGVKVILITHPKTGDMREPLRYIYNIYVEYVVKNPLYVNGTPIKCELFNTNLDQYVKTLI